The genomic interval TCTTTTGCATTTATTATCTTTTTCGTGTTTTTCCGTGTATTTCGTGGACTATAATTGTTTTATTCCCCTTCCTCACTCTTTTCCTTTTGCTTTTGCCACCAGATCAATCGCTTTTTTATCTCCTTCTCAAAACCGAATTTTGAAGGTTCATAATATTTTTTTTCCGTCATCTTATTCGGGAAACATTTTTGGTAAGAATAGGAATTTTCGTAATTAGGGGCGTATTTATAATTTTTACCGTAATCCAAATTCTTCATCAATTTTGTAGGTGCATTTCTGATATGCAATGGCACAGGAAGATGGCTTGTATTTTTTGCATCATCAGATGCTTTTTTGTAGGCTGAATATAGAGCATTGCTTTTGGGAGCAGTTGCAAGATAAACCACCAACTGTGTTAGGGCAGTATTCGCCTCCGGCATTCCGAGAAAATGAATTGCGTCTTTCGTAGCGATAGCCTGAACTAAGGCATTCGGGTCTGCTAATCCCACGTCTTCGGATGCGAAACGGATCAACCGTCGAACGATATAGAGCGGGGTTTCGCCTGCTTCCAGCATTCTTGCTAACCAATAGATCCCAGCCTGCGGATCACTCCCTCGCAACGATTTATGCAAAGCGGAAATTATATTGTAATGCTCTTCCTTGTTTTTATCGTAAAAAAGATCAGTTTTCTCCAAAAGAACTTTGATCTGTTCCACGTTCAGGGAATCTTTTTCATCACCATACGCCTTGATAATTATATCAATTCCATTCAGAGCAACTCGGGCATCACCAGCTGCATATTGGCTGAGATAGTGAAATATTTTTTTGTCGAATAATTTTTTGTACTCGGCAATTTCGCTTTTTGGGTGGTTAAAACTACGAGTAAGAATTTGGAAAATATCATCTTCCGATAATTTTTCCAGAACAATAACTCTGCATCTCGAAAGAAGCGGTGAAATAACTTCAAAAGAGGGATTCTCCGTGGTTGCTCCGATCAAAGTAACCACTCCCTTTTCTACGAAAGGGAGAAAAGCGTCCTGCTGTGCTTTGTTAAATCTGTGAATTTCGTCAATGAAAAGAACCGTTTTTTTGTTCTTGGATTTCAATGTGAATTCGGCTTGTTGCATTGCTTTGCGAACTTCGGTAATTCGCGAAAGAACCGCACTGAAAACGAGAAAATTCGCATCGGTTTTGTTAGCGATTATTTTTGCGAGAGTTGTTTTACCAGTGCCTGGAGGTCCCCAAAAAATTAAAGAGGTTAATTGATTTTTCTCAATAATATTCCTCAAAATTGAATTTTTTTTCAAAATTTTTTGCTGCCCCACAAATTCAGCGAGAGTTTGAGGACGAATTCTCTCCGGCAACGGCTTGAATCTGTTATCTACGTCAGCCTTTTTGTCAAACAGATCTTGGATCATAGATTGCTCTCTTTTGATAATTGATAATTAAAAAAACAAAAACCAATCAAAAAGTAATTTTTTTTTGTAAATATAAAACCCTATTTTTTTAATCAAAAAAGTGGCGGAAGCAGTGCGTTAGGATAAAGGTTTTTAGTAATTTAAATTCCATCTAACCAAATGATGAAACTATCCCCTTCTAAGCCTGCTTGTCGGAATTCCCATCATGTTTCGATATTTTGTAACTGCACGCAAAGATATTTTGATTTGTTGTTCTTCCAACTTGTTCCTTATTATCCTGTCGCTATATGGCATAGACTTATCCTCGGATTTAATTATTTCTTCAATTAACCGTTTTACAGCTTGAGAAGAATTATTGCTCACACTACTTGTAAAAAACCATTTTAACGGAAAAACTCCATTTGGGGTGTCCACAAATTTACTTTTTACCACCCGGCAAACAGTGGAAATATCACGGTTTACCTTACCGGCAATATCATCATAAGTCATCGGATGCAATGTTTTTATTCCATCTTTAAAAAATGTGGGCTGTTGCCTCACTATCTCATGGGCAATACTTTCGAGAGTTTCCTGTCGCATCCATAGAGCTTTTACATAATTTTGGGCTGAGAGGAGTTTGTCTTTGATATATTTTATAGTGTCCGCATTTCCCCCACTTTTATTTAGCAATTTTCGAGCAAAATGTTGATTAACTCGAATTTCCGGTATAAAAGTTTCGTTGATGAAAACCCGAATGTCC from Candidatus Cloacimonadota bacterium carries:
- a CDS encoding replication-associated recombination protein A, giving the protein MIQDLFDKKADVDNRFKPLPERIRPQTLAEFVGQQKILKKNSILRNIIEKNQLTSLIFWGPPGTGKTTLAKIIANKTDANFLVFSAVLSRITEVRKAMQQAEFTLKSKNKKTVLFIDEIHRFNKAQQDAFLPFVEKGVVTLIGATTENPSFEVISPLLSRCRVIVLEKLSEDDIFQILTRSFNHPKSEIAEYKKLFDKKIFHYLSQYAAGDARVALNGIDIIIKAYGDEKDSLNVEQIKVLLEKTDLFYDKNKEEHYNIISALHKSLRGSDPQAGIYWLARMLEAGETPLYIVRRLIRFASEDVGLADPNALVQAIATKDAIHFLGMPEANTALTQLVVYLATAPKSNALYSAYKKASDDAKNTSHLPVPLHIRNAPTKLMKNLDYGKNYKYAPNYENSYSYQKCFPNKMTEKKYYEPSKFGFEKEIKKRLIWWQKQKEKSEEGE